The Longimicrobium sp. genome includes a region encoding these proteins:
- a CDS encoding M28 family peptidase, protein LGGIVANLNVDGGNLLGRSTDFRVLGENKSTLGPGFARFVAGQGWRTAPDEHPERGYFYRSDHFSFAKAGIPAISIAAGTEYEGKPAGWGTQQQEAYTARCYHQPCDEYRADFDLTGAVQLSEAVLSYALQIANGSEMPEWSPDAEFRRPSSR, encoded by the coding sequence CCCTGGGCGGCATCGTCGCCAACCTGAACGTCGACGGCGGCAACCTGCTGGGCCGCTCCACCGACTTCCGCGTGCTGGGCGAGAACAAGAGCACGCTGGGGCCCGGCTTCGCGCGGTTCGTGGCGGGGCAGGGATGGCGCACCGCGCCCGACGAGCACCCGGAGCGCGGCTACTTCTACCGCTCGGACCACTTCTCCTTCGCCAAGGCGGGCATTCCCGCCATCTCCATCGCCGCGGGAACGGAGTACGAGGGCAAGCCGGCGGGGTGGGGAACGCAGCAGCAGGAGGCGTACACCGCGCGCTGCTATCACCAGCCCTGCGACGAGTACCGCGCCGACTTCGACCTGACGGGCGCCGTGCAGCTCTCCGAGGCTGTGCTGAGCTACGCCCTGCAGATCGCCAACGGCAGCGAGATGCCCGAGTGGAGCCCGGACGCGGAGTTCCGGCGGCCGTCGTCGCGATAG
- a CDS encoding acyltransferase, protein MPRYPLRKLEPAADATALYAEWLEEIRTGLERGDDRWELCRRTLTALFYPGMLDRDPATLPLAVRAGLAQMDARNVTLEPEYYAEIDDEAFQARKPLLWMWQMFDRSPLGGNVHLGVQFRRTLAPFIFKRVGRNFKCFHNVEFSYGYNLEVGDDVVVHRNVLLDDRGGIVLGDRVSISDFANIYSHTHSIVDQVDVSNLKTVIADDVRITYHATVLAGTHVGTNAMVGAMAVATKNVRPYHVNVGIPAKSVRVKPNAPPEVYKVTLREDAPAAGTGAGEG, encoded by the coding sequence ATGCCCCGATATCCCCTGAGAAAGCTGGAGCCCGCGGCCGACGCCACGGCGCTGTACGCGGAGTGGCTGGAGGAGATCCGCACGGGCCTGGAGCGCGGCGACGACCGCTGGGAGCTGTGCCGCCGCACGCTGACGGCGCTCTTCTATCCCGGCATGCTGGACCGCGATCCCGCGACGCTGCCGCTCGCCGTGCGGGCGGGGCTGGCGCAGATGGACGCACGCAACGTGACGCTGGAGCCGGAATACTACGCCGAGATCGACGACGAGGCGTTCCAGGCGCGCAAGCCGCTGCTGTGGATGTGGCAGATGTTCGACCGCAGCCCGCTGGGCGGCAACGTGCACCTGGGCGTGCAGTTCCGGCGGACGCTGGCGCCGTTCATCTTCAAGCGCGTGGGCCGCAACTTCAAGTGCTTCCACAATGTGGAGTTCAGCTACGGGTACAACCTGGAGGTGGGCGACGACGTGGTGGTGCACCGCAACGTGCTGCTGGACGACCGCGGCGGCATCGTGCTGGGCGACCGGGTGTCCATCAGCGACTTCGCGAACATCTACTCGCACACGCACTCCATCGTCGACCAGGTGGACGTGAGCAACCTGAAGACGGTGATCGCCGACGACGTGCGCATCACCTATCACGCCACCGTGCTGGCCGGCACGCACGTCGGCACGAACGCCATGGTGGGCGCGATGGCCGTGGCGACCAAGAACGTGCGGCCGTACCACGTGAACGTTGGCATTCCGGCCAAGTCGGTTCGCGTGAAGCCCAACGCCCCGCCCGAGGTGTACAAGGTCACCCTGCGGGAGGACGCGCCCGCCGCGGGCACCGGCGCGGGCGAGGGCTAA